The Psychroflexus sp. ALD_RP9 region TAATGCGAACGGTTAAATACCGCATATTTACCACGTGCAGGTAAGGCTTTATAGTGTCGCCACAAAAAATCATGCTGAAGCTCTTGGCTTGTGGGTTTTTTAAAGCTATGAGACACCACACCACGCACATTAAAATCTTTAAATACCTCTCGTATTAAGCTGTCTTTACCAGAAGTATCCATGCCTTGAATACAGACTAAAACCGAATATTTGCCATGCGCATAAAGCGTATTTTGCATCTCACCAAGTTGGCGGCGTACTTTCCGCAATTGCTTTTTAAGCGTTTTTTTACGCCTTTGGTGGTCGAGTAATGTAGGATATTGGTCTAGCTTAATTTGTGTCGTTGCCATAAATTGATTAAAATTCATCTCAATAGTGTTTTAAAGCGCATCAGCAAAATAAACGATTGCATAAGTATATCCTAGGTTTGTACTTGGTTTTTTAAAAAAAGTTGTTTTTAAAGCGGCTGAATGATATCTTAATACCTCAGTTTTTTTTTGAAGCTATAAGCCAGAATATAACTAAGCATAAAATTTGGTTTAGTCTTGATCTTAACCTCTAAAACATGTTCAGTCACTAAAGAATTCAGTAAAGTTAATTTTACCTCATTAAGCTAAGTCTTCAATTAAGAACACTGGTTTTTCTAAAGAGCCTTTGCAATTTTAACTTCAAAATATATTTATAGTCTACATTTAAATTATTAATTGTTAACTATTTGTAAATCAGAAATTAGCAACTGAGTTTCTGGTTTATTTTTAGCTAAAAAATTAGATCATGAAAACAAAACACATTTTTTTAGTAGCATTTGCAGTTGTACTAACGAGCAGTTGTGCGGTTATCAGGCCTGGTGAAGTTGGGATTAAACAAAAATTAGGTCAGTTATCTGATGAGGTCAACACTGAAGGAACCGTTTATTTTAATCCGTTGACTAGCCGTGTAATTAAAGAGTCTACCCAAACTAAAAACATTAAACTCTTTTTAAGCTTACCCAGCAAGGAAGGCTTAAGCGTTAATTCTGAAATTTCTATTCTTTATCGTCTAGATGGTAACAAAGTAGCCTCGGTACTTAAAAACTTAGGTCAAGATTATGAGTCGGTTATTACCAGTGTATTCCGTTCAGCTGCTTCAGATGTTTGTGCTAAATTTTTCGCGAAAGATATGCATTCAGGTATGCGTGCCGTGATAGAAGATGAAATTTTAAATAAGATGAGAATTAATCTTGAAAAACAAGCTGATGGAATTGAATTAATAGCGGTACTCATGAAGCAAATACAGTTGCCGCCTGGCTTAGCGAGTTCTATTGAACGTAAACTGCAAGCCGAGCAAGATGCCATGCGAATGGAGTTTGTACTGAAGCAAGAAACCTTAGAAGCTCAAAGAAAAATTATTAATGCTAAAGGCGAACGAGATGCCCAATTAATTATTGCAGAAGGATTAACCAATGGTATTATTCGCATCAAAGCCATTGAAGCTTTTAGAGAATTATCTAAATCTAACAATGCCAAAGTAATTATAACCGATGGTAAAACGCCGCTTATGGTTAATGATAATCAAACCGTTACGCCGACTTCAAATAAGTAAAGTCTAATGGTGTTTAAAAGGCCTGTTTTTTATTAAAGTAGGCCTTTTTTTATATCGGTCTTGTATATTCTTCAGTGGTGAGGCAAATAAGCCATTTCTAATTTAGATTGAGACCAATGTAATTAAAATACTACGACTTTTATATTAAACCCAAATCTTATCATCGAAGATATGAGTTGTTGGATTTTCTTTCTTCTTTATTTAATAGCCAGTTTTAATTTCCAGGAATTTTGTCTAATATAAAATACAGTAATTATTTCAATTTTCCTTTGGTCATAATTTATTCTAAAATAAAATGTTGTTTGCTCGTTTACAACACATTTATTTAGATTATCAAATTCTGAAGATTTTAGGCAGCTTTTTGGAATGACACGACTTGAATTTTCTATTTCCTCATTTGATTTAAAAATCGCTGTTCTTTGATGCTACTTTTAATAATAATAGCAACAATAAAAATAAGAGAAACAACACCCGAAACGAGAATATAGGTGTAAAACCCTTTTGATAAGTAATCCTTAAAATAAGGAAGGAGTAAACAAAATCCAACTACGTAAACTGCTATGCAGATTGGCGTAACAGCATAATTAATTATTTGTCGAGCTTTGTAATAATTTTTTAAATAGGCGTGGTAAGATTTTTGGGTCATCGAAATGAGCTGTTTTTCCTTGCGATATAGCGAATAAAATTCTAAGATAATTCGCAAAGTAAGACTTGAAATCATTAAAACTAAACCTAAATTAAAGTTGTTCCATTGTCTGAATGCATAGTAAAAAGCATAGATGATTAAAACAACCACTGTTAAAGACATCACAGCAATACTAATATGTTGATTGTTGCGTTGTTTCTTTGCTTTTTTTATAATATTCTTAGGATTAGAGTTATAGCCATCATTAGCTTGACTCTCCCACAATTTATTTAAGTGATCATTTTCCATTTTTGATACATTTTAAAAGTGATTTTCGAATACGACTTAATCGCGTTCGTAATGTTCCGTGTGCTAAACCAACAGCATCTGCAATAGTTGCTTGTGGTACGTTTTCTAGTTCTAATAATATTAATGCTTTATTTTGCTCGTTTAATTGGTCTATACAGTGATACATCTTTTTGATGTGATCTGCCTCGTTGTTATTGCCAGTATCATCAGGAGTATTCGACAATACGTTCTCATTAATAGGGATGTTTTTTTTAGATTGACGTAAATCAGATAAACATACATTTACTGCAATTCTATAAATCCAAGTCTCAATAGAAGA contains the following coding sequences:
- a CDS encoding prohibitin family protein, translated to MKTKHIFLVAFAVVLTSSCAVIRPGEVGIKQKLGQLSDEVNTEGTVYFNPLTSRVIKESTQTKNIKLFLSLPSKEGLSVNSEISILYRLDGNKVASVLKNLGQDYESVITSVFRSAASDVCAKFFAKDMHSGMRAVIEDEILNKMRINLEKQADGIELIAVLMKQIQLPPGLASSIERKLQAEQDAMRMEFVLKQETLEAQRKIINAKGERDAQLIIAEGLTNGIIRIKAIEAFRELSKSNNAKVIITDGKTPLMVNDNQTVTPTSNK
- a CDS encoding RNA polymerase sigma factor; the encoded protein is MITEQEFTNIYNLQASKIHRLCLGYASGNNELANEWLQETFIKVWKHRNSFKGKSSIETWIYRIAVNVCLSDLRQSKKNIPINENVLSNTPDDTGNNNEADHIKKMYHCIDQLNEQNKALILLELENVPQATIADAVGLAHGTLRTRLSRIRKSLLKCIKNGK